One segment of Triticum aestivum cultivar Chinese Spring chromosome 2A, IWGSC CS RefSeq v2.1, whole genome shotgun sequence DNA contains the following:
- the LOC123189152 gene encoding uncharacterized protein, with protein sequence MGCISSKLLPPGPGGRTGAARATVRGRVDHVVSLTSTTYGVLDLQAKHGATATAGAKDLPLPQEQEKPISREWKRASARRPPPLVVPDAKKPAPAPKPESGMEVINAWEIMAGLEDADSPAKKPAKPGRWSPARVLAMALSSPKRSSTKRRNTPGKENSPLQRCSGKENSKPSDVADEDRVLRPYNSIDNSKLSRASKRFSPGSARVARKPNAAETGGMSSSRRSLSPLFDPELLASIERELSEEGAHIKRVIGSEKPKQPKVIPAIVAEGKCPPGGADAVVLYTTTLRGIRKTFEDCNAVRAVIEAHDVKVIERDVSMDSGYREELRLLLGGRELRVPAVFVRGKHVGGAAEVTRMEEEGKLKALLQGLPRARVWCAGCAGVRFVMCRGCNGSRKVRVDGERKETVQCGECNENGLVRCPICS encoded by the coding sequence ATGGGGTGCATCTCGTCCAAGCTCCTCCCGCCCGGGCCCGGAGGCCGCACCGGCGCCGCGCGCGCCACCGTGCGCGGCCGTGTGGACCACGTCGTCTCCCTCACCTCCACCACCTACGGCGTCCTCGACCTGCAGGCCAAGCACGGCGCCACCGCCACGGCTGGAGCCAAGGACCTGCCGTTGCCGCAGGAGCAGGAGAAGCCGATAAGCCGGGAGTGGAAGCGCGCGTCCGCCAGGCGCCCGCCGCCCCTCGTCGTCCCGGACGCCAAGAAGCCGGCTCCGGCGCCCAAGCCGGAGTCCGGCATGGAGGTGATCAACGCGTGGGAGATCATGGCCGGGCTGGAGGACGCCGATTCGCCTGCCAAGAAGCCGGCCAAGCCCGGCCGTTGGTCTCCCGCCAGGGTCCTCGCCATGGCCCTGTCGTCGCCCAAGAGGTCGTCGACGAAGCGGAGGAACACGCCGGGGAAGGAGAACAGCCCGCTGCAGCGTTGCTCCGGGAAGGAGAACAGCAAGCCCAGCGACGTCGCCGACGAGGACAGGGTCCTCCGCCCGTACAACTCCATCGACAACTCCAAGCTGTCCAGGGCGTCCAAGAGATTCTCCCCGGGAAGCGCCCGGGTCGCTCGGAAGCCCAACGCGGCCGAGACCGGAGGCATGTCGTCGTCGCGCCGGAGCCTGAGCCCGCTGTTCGACCCGGAGCTCCTCGCGTCCATCGAGCGGGAGCTGTCGGAGGAAGGCGCGCACATCAAGCGAGTGATTGGGTCCGAGAAGCCCAAGCAGCCGAAGGTGATTCCGGCGATCGTGGCGGAGGGCAAGTGCCCGCCCGGCGGCGCGGACGCGGTCGTGCTCTACACCACCACCTTGCGCGGCATCCGCAAGACGTTCGAGGACTGCAACGCGGTGCGCGCCGTGATCGAGGCCCACGACGTGAAGGTCATCGAGCGGGACGTGTCCATGGACTCGGGCTACCGGGAGGAGCTGCGGCTGCTGCTGGGCGGGCGGGAGCTGCGCGTGCCCGCCGTGTTCGTCCGGGGCAAGCACGTGGGCGGCGCGGCCGAGGTGAcgaggatggaggaggaggggaAGCTCAAGGCGCTGCTCCAGGGGCTGCCGCGGGCGCGAGTCTGGTGCGCGGGGTGCGCCGGCGTGAGGTTCGTCATGTGCAGGGGCTGCAACGGCAGCCGCAAGGTGCGCGTGGACGGCGAGCGGAAGGAGACGGTCCAGTGCGGCGAGTGCAACGAGAACGGCCTAGTCCGGTGCCCCATCTGCTCGTGA